From the genome of Petrotoga sibirica DSM 13575:
CCTTTTTTTTGTAAAAAATTGTATGCCTCATCATACGCATCTCTAATATGAAAAACTACTGGTAAGCCTACCTCTTTAGCAATATCTAATTGGGTATCCAAACTTTTATACTGGTCCTGTTTATTAGTTTCCCAATGAAAATCCAATCCGATTTCTCCAATTGCAACTATCTTAGGTTTTCTTGATAGTTCTTTTATTTCATCTAAATCCGTTTCCTTTAAACCTTCGCTTTCGGTGGGATGTATCCCAACAGTTCCGAATATTTTTTCTTTATTTTTTACGAAATCAACTACATTTTTAGAAGTCTCTACGTTTATACCTATTTCGATCAACAGATCCAACTCTTCATTAACTTTTTTCATTATCTCTTGTCTATCCTCATCAAACTGTTTGAGTAACAAGTGGCAATGAGTATCAATAAAATTCAATTTATTTACTCCCTTCTCAAATAGAATACACTATCTTCTAAAATTATACAGATTGAGACCAACTTCTGAATCAAAT
Proteins encoded in this window:
- a CDS encoding TatD family hydrolase: MNFIDTHCHLLLKQFDEDRQEIMKKVNEELDLLIEIGINVETSKNVVDFVKNKEKIFGTVGIHPTESEGLKETDLDEIKELSRKPKIVAIGEIGLDFHWETNKQDQYKSLDTQLDIAKEVGLPVVFHIRDAYDEAYNFLQKKGLSEYKGVVHCFSSDWEKAQKFLDLGLYIGFDGPITYPKNNKLREVVEKTPVERILPETDSPFLPPVPFRGKRNKPTYVKYIYEKISEIKGIDIETLKEIIKSNVEKLFFNKV